The window CTTGTCCCATCCCAGGGGCCAGGACGGAGTCCTGGGTCCTCGAGTCTGGGCCCTTCGAGGACACGGTGCTGCCTCAAGAGGGGCCAAGAAGGACTTTGATTGCAGCGTGAGGCCGTGAGTCCTGCTGATGGCTTATCGCTGAGGTCCACCCTCGCTCTGCCCTGCGTGTTCTGTCTGGACTTTCTGCTGTCACAGGGCACGTGCAGGAGCTGGCGTCAGAGTCCTCGCCCCTTCCTCACGGTGTTAAGGACTCACGAGATGACGTCTGCAAAGTGTTCTGTCACGTATCTTGGATTTTCCAGAATTGTCTTAAAGAATGATCATCTGATAATCCCTACAACCCCACGATGTATGTACAGCACACACAATACAAATGGAGTGGGAAGAACTGGTTATCTATGGGACAGAGCCCCTGTACTTCCCAGCACAAACAGGGCCTGGGAGAAACCCCAGGGCATTAtgcacaaaagcaaaaacattttaaaccttGATATTTTAGAGCTCATGCGACATGTCCACCTCTGCTTGGTGACTGTgacttgcttttcatttttaggtgAGAAAGGAGACACTGGTGACATGGGACCCCCTGGCCCTAATGGAGAACCAGGTATGGCCGAAAGGGTCCAgggatttttaataaaatatattaaaaattgttgCTCCTGAAAAAATGTAAACCATTAAATACAACTACAACGGGCTGGAAAGCGGGGTACACACGACTGACGATCGCACCCTCAGGTGGGTGCTTCAGTATTTGATTTCCTTCTCGCGGAATGTGGGAGTGACCTCAGGAGTGCGGTCTGCCTGCCCACCCGTGAGCTCACGTCTGTGCCCGGAACCAGGCTCGGCCACCCCCGCCCTAACGCCAGCAGCCTCGATTCTTATCGCTCCCCGGGCACTGGGGACCCCTGCCCTGTACGTTCTGGATTTTTCCTCTTTCGTGACATCCTTGCAGCTGCTCTCCCACGACCTCCCACTGAGACCTCCAAGGTCACCAGGGACCTCTGGGTCCAGCTCAAGTGGACTTGGCTCTGCTTCCCGATGCCGAGTGACCAGGACGTGGGACCTCTCATTCCCTCAGCCTGCCCGTCTGTCCGTCTGTCCGTCCTCCTTCCCAAAGCTCCCTCTGCGGCTCCTCCGCCTCCCCACAGGGCAGTGTGCCCCCTCCCTGGAGCTCACTGCCCCCCGCACACCCCACagcccacaccccacaccccacacctcacaccccacaccccagccttcccacacaccccacaccccacaccccatcccacaccccccaccccacccccccacacaccccaccccccaccccacacacccccccaccccacacaccccacccccccacccccccgcacccccccccacaccccaccccccacaccccacacaccccacccccccccacaccccacaccacacacaccacagagcTGAGGAGCCGGTGCTGCTCCCCGCAGGGGGAAGGTGGGTCCCAGGAAGGAAACAGAGGAACGGCCGGCGGAGCTGGGTGGTTGACTTTAATTGAGTTTGTCATTCAGCCCGCAGGGACCGATGCAGCGCCATGCGTTCTGGGTGCTCAGCTGGCACTGAGGTGCCAGAGGGGCTCCCTGTCCAGCCGGGGGCACAGGTACTAGCGTTTAGAGCCAGAATCGGCCAGACTGCCTGCCTGGGCTCACAGCCCGGCTTCTCCACGCCCTGTCACGTTGGCCAGGGCGACTGTGGGTCTCCATGTGCTCTGTGACAGAGGGGTGACTGCAGCGTGTGTCTGGGTGCGTGTGAGCTGGCCCGGCTTGTGAATGCAAAGCGTTTCGAGTGACATCTCCACCTAGAAAGGCCCAAGAAATATGAACCATTATCTCAGCAGAGGAGGTGGCTTCTCGCCCACTCTCAtcctccctcccgcctccccagGACACTTGCTGTGTTCCCTCGGGTGTGCAAGGATGGCGCCGAATTCATCTCATGTCCCGTCCTACCAGCTCCCCCCCAGCGTCATTTAGACACACTCAGTGCTTCTCACCTCAAAGCACAGCCACGCAGTTGGAAAGCCCAGCGCTGCCCGACTCTGAGCCCCTCTAGCAGGATAGTTCTTACCCCCGGCCTCagtctcccctcctgcccctgacCTCTGAGCACTCAGCCGTCCTCCACTTGACCCTGGCAGCCCCTGGCGCCTGGGTGGTCCCGGTGTGGGCACTGCTCTGAGCTCCCTCCCGAGCTCTTCATTCCATGGACGTGCCCACGAGGACGTGCCCACGAGGCCCCGACTGCCTGCTCTGAGCGTCCACCTGCAGCTTGGCAGGTTCCCCTCCCCACGCTCAGCCAGCCATGCACGGCCCCCCCTGAACCCCAGCATGGGAGGCGGGTGTCCTGCAGCTGCTGCGGCCGGACCCCCACACTCAGCCACCACTGGGTGCCGCGGGCGCTGCCCCCTCTTCTCCCAAACCTTCTGgcctctctccccgcccccccccagcGCCCTCATCCCTGCGGCCGGAGTGAGGCTGGAGAGCCTCACCCTGAGCTCCCGCCCTCGGTCGCAATCCTCCCACGGCTTCTCCTGCCTGTAGGATAAAGAGCAAACCTTTATCTCCTGTGGGGTGTTTGTCAAACGGACTGTGCAGTGCGGGGTCCTGCGCGGCCTCTGACCGCGGGCCTGTCCCTGCAGGCATCCCGTGCGAGTGCAGCCAGCTGCGCAAGGCCATCGGGGAGATGGACAACCAGGTGTCCCAGCTGACCACCGAGCTGAAGTTCATCAAGAACGGTACGTTGTCCCCGCGGCCCTGCCCGCGCCCCAGCCCGCCCGCCGCGCTCGCCACCGGGTGTGGCCGGGTGTGGCCGCGAGTTTGTTGCAGACAGCAGGTGCTCACTTTCCAGCACTGCCCTCCCCCGCAGCTGTCGCCGGCGTGCGCGAGACCGACAGCAAGATCTACCTGCTGGTGAAGGAGGAGAAGCGGTACGCGGACGCGCAGCTGTCCTGCCAGGGCCGCGGCGGCACCCTGGGCATGCCCAAGGACGAGGCCGCCAACGGCCTCATGGCCGCCTACGTGGCGCAGGCCGGCCTGGCGCGCGTCTTCATCGGCATCAACGACCTGGAGCGGGAGGGCGCCTTCGTGTACTCCGACCGCTCGCCCATGCAGACCTTCAACAAGTGGCGCAGCGGCGAGCCCAACAACGCCTACGACGAGGAGGACTGCGTGGAGATGGTGGCCTCGGGTGGCTGGAACGACGTGGCCTGCCACGTCACCATGTACTTCCTGTGCGAGTTCGACAAGGAGAGCGTGTGAGTGGGCCCTGGCGCTGAGTGGCACCTCCGCGGCTGTCCCTCTGCAGGGACGGAGGCGGCCAGCTCCTAAGGGCCTCGCCCCCCAGGAG of the Lemur catta isolate mLemCat1 chromosome 4, mLemCat1.pri, whole genome shotgun sequence genome contains:
- the COLEC11 gene encoding collectin-11 isoform X3, which gives rise to MKGHLALAGAVLGLAFLSLLPSGRPQQTADDACSVQILVPGLKGDAGEKGDKGAPGRPGRVGPTGEKGEKGDTGDMGPPGPNGEPGIPCECSQLRKAIGEMDNQVSQLTTELKFIKNALPSPAAVAGVRETDSKIYLLVKEEKRYADAQLSCQGRGGTLGMPKDEAANGLMAAYVAQAGLARVFIGINDLEREGAFVYSDRSPMQTFNKWRSGEPNNAYDEEDCVEMVASGGWNDVACHVTMYFLCEFDKESV
- the COLEC11 gene encoding collectin-11 isoform X1; the protein is MKGHLALAGAVLGLAFLSLLPSGRPQQTADDACSVQILVPGLKGDAGEKGDKGAPGRPGRVGPTGEKGDMGDKGQKGSVGRHGKIGPIGSKGEKGDTGDMGPPGPNGEPGIPCECSQLRKAIGEMDNQVSQLTTELKFIKNALPSPAAVAGVRETDSKIYLLVKEEKRYADAQLSCQGRGGTLGMPKDEAANGLMAAYVAQAGLARVFIGINDLEREGAFVYSDRSPMQTFNKWRSGEPNNAYDEEDCVEMVASGGWNDVACHVTMYFLCEFDKESV
- the COLEC11 gene encoding collectin-11 isoform X4; the protein is MKGHLALAGAVLGLAFLSLLPSGRPQQTADDACSVQILVPGLKGDAGEKGDKGAPGRPGRVGPTGEKGEKGDTGDMGPPGPNGEPGIPCECSQLRKAIGEMDNQVSQLTTELKFIKNAVAGVRETDSKIYLLVKEEKRYADAQLSCQGRGGTLGMPKDEAANGLMAAYVAQAGLARVFIGINDLEREGAFVYSDRSPMQTFNKWRSGEPNNAYDEEDCVEMVASGGWNDVACHVTMYFLCEFDKESV
- the COLEC11 gene encoding collectin-11 isoform X2 translates to MKGHLALAGAVLGLAFLSLLPSGRPQQTADDACSVQILVPGLKGDAGEKGDKGAPGRPGRVGPTGEKGDMGDKGQKGSVGRHGKIGPIGSKGEKGDTGDMGPPGPNGEPGIPCECSQLRKAIGEMDNQVSQLTTELKFIKNAVAGVRETDSKIYLLVKEEKRYADAQLSCQGRGGTLGMPKDEAANGLMAAYVAQAGLARVFIGINDLEREGAFVYSDRSPMQTFNKWRSGEPNNAYDEEDCVEMVASGGWNDVACHVTMYFLCEFDKESV